The following proteins are co-located in the Pedobacter sp. FW305-3-2-15-E-R2A2 genome:
- a CDS encoding S41 family peptidase, producing the protein MINFRSTFSICLLLISFCANAQQNSEKLLKNTSWIQDGYDRCLKIADSTYTYYNINSVDCKVLVEGKLSERFKIVSLKKNELILNPGGIVNYVFRRVQSLPPVCSHPVAPTSSYEKNFTVFWETFDHNYAFFKERNLNWKQIYDEYLPRVKKISTQKEFADILVEIVKKIGDGHIRLEIPEALKTKVATAPGIKPETPIIKRLATDVIKDLQDTYLEDLHSYNNGVISWGKLRGTRIGYILIKDMNGFANYVSESEQLLPNFAKNYDKIKASRPALDQFEDEDRGVKMVMGKILSDIGPSDSLVIDLRFNGGGLETVALKLLSYFVTESKHVLSVKAKTALGSTAIQKYVLQPTNPGYKGKVYLLTGPNTASAAEIFALAARQYKNIKTVGSRTAGIFSEILWKELPNGWEFSLSNETYTDPKGKTYEATGVPVSYEMNYPRNRRDFYNDFYMGNRFIDLALDKISEK; encoded by the coding sequence ATGATAAATTTCCGATCCACTTTCAGTATCTGCCTGCTCTTAATCAGCTTCTGCGCTAATGCTCAGCAAAACTCCGAAAAACTTCTTAAAAACACCAGCTGGATTCAGGATGGTTATGATAGATGTTTAAAAATTGCTGATTCGACTTATACCTATTATAACATCAACAGTGTAGACTGTAAAGTTTTAGTTGAAGGCAAATTGAGCGAAAGGTTCAAAATTGTTTCATTAAAGAAAAATGAACTGATTCTGAATCCTGGGGGGATTGTAAACTATGTTTTTAGGCGGGTTCAGTCTTTGCCTCCTGTATGTAGTCATCCTGTTGCTCCTACAAGTTCGTATGAAAAGAATTTTACGGTTTTCTGGGAAACCTTTGATCATAATTATGCCTTTTTTAAAGAACGAAACTTGAATTGGAAGCAAATTTATGATGAATATTTGCCAAGGGTAAAGAAAATAAGCACTCAAAAAGAATTCGCTGATATTCTGGTAGAAATTGTCAAAAAAATAGGCGACGGTCACATCAGGCTGGAAATTCCGGAAGCGCTGAAAACGAAAGTAGCAACCGCTCCCGGAATCAAGCCCGAAACTCCAATCATCAAACGTTTAGCAACTGATGTGATAAAGGACTTGCAAGATACTTATTTGGAGGACCTCCATTCCTATAATAACGGCGTGATCAGCTGGGGAAAGTTAAGAGGCACAAGGATCGGTTATATCCTTATTAAGGATATGAACGGTTTCGCTAACTATGTTTCTGAATCTGAACAGCTGCTCCCCAATTTTGCAAAAAATTACGACAAGATCAAAGCATCCAGACCAGCACTCGATCAATTTGAGGATGAAGACCGGGGTGTTAAAATGGTCATGGGGAAAATCTTATCTGACATTGGGCCATCTGATTCCCTGGTGATCGATCTTCGTTTCAATGGTGGCGGATTAGAGACAGTAGCTTTAAAGCTGCTGAGCTATTTTGTGACGGAAAGTAAACATGTTCTTTCCGTAAAAGCGAAAACGGCTCTAGGCAGCACAGCGATACAGAAATATGTTTTGCAGCCAACAAACCCTGGTTATAAGGGTAAAGTTTACCTGCTGACAGGTCCCAATACCGCGAGTGCGGCAGAAATTTTCGCCCTGGCTGCACGCCAATACAAGAATATCAAAACTGTAGGTTCGAGGACTGCCGGGATCTTCTCAGAGATATTATGGAAAGAACTTCCCAATGGATGGGAATTTAGCCTGTCTAATGAAACTTATACTGACCCAAAAGGAAAAACTTACGAAGCAACAGGCGTTCCGGTAAGTTACGAAATGAACTACCCAAGGAATCGACGGGACTTCTACAACGATTTCTATATGGGAAATCGCTTTATCGACCTTGCGCTGGACAAAATCTCTGAAAAATGA
- a CDS encoding NIPSNAP family protein: MQRRKFLQSSLVATAGIAVASNPVIAAGDRQTTQKEIYEWREYEMRFGADQGQLENYFKTALIPALNKFGVKEVGVFKELTPSEPAKFYLLTTFSSVENYLSVNAKIKADTDYIKNSTAYHSISADKSLYSRFSSSLMVAFDGWPKIVIPTGKSRIFELRTYEGYSEDAVRRKIKMFHDGEFPIFQRAKLNPVFCGEVIAGEKLPRLTYLITCDSMEERNKGWSAFVADPEWKKLVSDPQYANTISKISNTFLVPTSYSQV; the protein is encoded by the coding sequence ATGCAACGCAGGAAATTCCTCCAATCCTCACTCGTGGCAACCGCAGGTATAGCAGTAGCCAGCAACCCTGTAATAGCGGCAGGGGATAGGCAAACCACACAAAAAGAAATATATGAATGGCGTGAATATGAAATGCGCTTTGGAGCTGACCAGGGACAATTGGAAAATTATTTTAAAACAGCGCTGATTCCTGCATTGAACAAATTTGGCGTAAAAGAAGTTGGAGTCTTTAAGGAATTGACGCCATCAGAACCTGCTAAATTTTATTTACTGACCACTTTTTCTTCCGTTGAAAACTATCTTTCCGTAAATGCGAAAATCAAAGCGGACACAGATTACATTAAAAATAGCACTGCATACCACAGCATATCTGCTGATAAATCACTGTACAGTCGTTTTTCTTCTTCTTTAATGGTTGCCTTTGATGGCTGGCCTAAAATCGTTATTCCCACAGGCAAATCCAGAATATTTGAATTAAGAACGTATGAGGGCTATAGTGAAGATGCCGTAAGAAGAAAGATTAAAATGTTCCATGACGGAGAATTTCCCATTTTTCAAAGGGCGAAATTGAATCCTGTATTCTGTGGCGAAGTGATCGCTGGCGAAAAACTGCCTAGACTCACGTATCTGATCACCTGTGACAGTATGGAAGAACGTAATAAAGGATGGTCAGCTTTTGTAGCGGATCCTGAATGGAAAAAATTGGTATCAGATCCTCAGTACGCTAATACCATTTCTAAAATTAGCAATACGTTTTTGGTTCCCACATCATATTCGCAGGTCTAA
- a CDS encoding glycoside hydrolase family 2 TIM barrel-domain containing protein — translation MMQFNRYTAFLGLMMLWCLTMAQASAQEYSTALSGPSKQRYELNSGWLCKNIKEISGSGAELSRSGFSVENWMPATVPGTILTTLLNNSKIPDPFYGMNNTKIPDVYHTGNDHYTYWFVKDFEEKAIGNEQVWLEFRGINYKAEVFLNGKKINKEKLEGMHLRHQYNITGLLAPNGHNRLAVIVSPPDFPGAPNGGQGGDGTIARGLTSQYTAGWDWIQPTRDRNTGIWDKVSIEKTRMINLKNPHIITLVPGKRLPEGPQQPAVIKVSAELENPRSKTVQGFLQYKLAGQLIRKAATLLPNQTTTVSLPDLTLQNPKLWWPNGYGKQDLYALKLTFVSNSNELLDEENINVGVRQIDNIWNEHTRSMGAYVNGQKIFIKGGNWIISDAMLRFSDARYDAEIRYHKDMNLNLIRIWGGAITERPEFYNACDKYGLLVFQDFWFSGDCNGRWEDPMKKDDQWTRRNYPDNHNLVLTAAADQIKMIRNHPSLAFWCGGNEITPPDDILLPLRDEILPRLDGTRKFFDFSNSDEMSFNDLGGNGDGPYGIQDPKSFWGNRTFPYNSEVGSVGVGDYVSLQRFIPEENLSAPQFKGKVDSVWNYHKYIGYDEHLDPYGKPKDAKDFAMKAQLVNYEQYRALMEGYSSHMWDWYTGSIIWKTQNPWTALRGQMYDYYLDVNACLYGLRKGATPLHIMMNPLDSMVSVVNNGFSTRRNLMVQASVYDMEGKNYFYSQVFNEVGASSVRKLFKMDQFLKKLDKKEGVFVLLRILDGQKAILSENIYWLPGKDGNYSGLQHMKNAALEVKATVLAKGKIAVSLSNAAGNPVAFFNRIALINKETGKRILPAFFDDNYVSVLPGETKKITIEYTDDVPGLKKAIEIYGWNVQEQKIEIN, via the coding sequence ATGATGCAATTCAACCGCTATACCGCATTTTTAGGTCTTATGATGCTGTGGTGTCTAACCATGGCCCAGGCTTCCGCTCAAGAATACTCCACTGCACTTTCCGGGCCTTCAAAACAACGATATGAGTTAAACAGTGGCTGGTTGTGTAAAAATATAAAAGAAATCAGTGGGAGTGGAGCAGAATTGTCCCGTTCAGGTTTTTCGGTTGAAAACTGGATGCCTGCTACGGTTCCCGGCACGATATTGACCACCTTACTGAATAACAGCAAAATTCCTGATCCTTTTTATGGAATGAACAATACAAAAATTCCGGATGTATACCATACTGGAAATGATCACTATACGTATTGGTTCGTTAAGGATTTTGAGGAAAAGGCCATTGGAAATGAACAGGTCTGGCTGGAATTCAGAGGTATAAATTATAAGGCGGAAGTATTCCTGAACGGCAAGAAAATAAACAAGGAAAAACTGGAAGGAATGCATTTGCGCCACCAGTATAACATTACCGGACTGTTGGCGCCCAATGGACATAACCGCCTGGCGGTCATCGTATCTCCACCGGATTTCCCCGGAGCACCTAATGGCGGACAAGGTGGAGATGGTACAATTGCCCGTGGATTGACCTCCCAATATACGGCAGGCTGGGATTGGATTCAGCCAACCCGGGACCGGAACACCGGAATCTGGGATAAAGTAAGCATTGAAAAGACCAGGATGATCAACCTGAAAAACCCGCACATCATCACACTTGTGCCTGGAAAGCGTCTTCCTGAAGGACCACAACAGCCAGCAGTGATCAAGGTTTCTGCAGAGCTGGAAAATCCAAGATCAAAGACAGTGCAGGGTTTTCTGCAATATAAACTCGCCGGTCAGCTGATTCGTAAAGCAGCAACACTATTACCCAATCAGACCACAACAGTGTCTTTGCCAGATCTGACATTGCAAAATCCAAAGCTCTGGTGGCCAAATGGGTATGGAAAGCAAGATTTATATGCGCTTAAACTGACTTTTGTATCGAATTCAAACGAATTGCTGGATGAAGAAAATATCAATGTCGGCGTGCGACAGATCGACAACATCTGGAATGAGCACACCCGAAGCATGGGGGCCTATGTTAACGGACAGAAGATATTCATCAAGGGTGGAAACTGGATCATTTCGGATGCTATGCTTCGTTTCAGTGATGCGCGTTATGACGCAGAGATCCGGTATCACAAAGACATGAACCTGAATCTGATCAGGATATGGGGTGGCGCAATTACAGAAAGACCAGAATTTTACAATGCCTGCGATAAATATGGTTTACTGGTATTTCAGGATTTCTGGTTCAGCGGAGACTGTAACGGACGTTGGGAAGACCCGATGAAAAAAGACGACCAGTGGACAAGACGAAACTATCCGGATAACCATAACCTTGTGCTCACAGCAGCAGCTGATCAAATAAAAATGATCAGAAACCATCCTTCACTGGCATTCTGGTGTGGAGGGAATGAAATTACACCTCCGGATGATATTCTGCTTCCTTTAAGAGATGAGATTCTGCCCAGACTGGATGGCACACGGAAGTTTTTTGATTTCTCAAACAGCGATGAAATGTCATTTAATGACCTTGGAGGAAATGGAGACGGACCATATGGCATTCAGGACCCAAAGAGTTTCTGGGGAAACAGAACCTTTCCTTACAATTCAGAAGTGGGCTCTGTAGGTGTTGGAGATTATGTTTCTCTTCAACGGTTCATCCCTGAGGAAAACCTGAGCGCTCCACAGTTTAAGGGTAAAGTGGATTCTGTTTGGAATTACCACAAATATATTGGATATGATGAACACCTTGATCCTTATGGAAAACCTAAAGATGCCAAAGATTTTGCGATGAAAGCGCAATTGGTAAACTATGAGCAGTACCGGGCCTTAATGGAAGGCTATTCTTCACATATGTGGGATTGGTATACAGGTTCCATCATCTGGAAAACGCAAAATCCATGGACTGCGCTTCGTGGACAGATGTATGATTATTACCTGGATGTAAACGCCTGCTTATACGGTTTAAGAAAAGGAGCTACCCCTTTACACATCATGATGAATCCCTTAGACAGCATGGTCAGTGTGGTTAACAATGGTTTTAGCACCCGTCGTAACCTGATGGTACAGGCGAGCGTATATGATATGGAGGGGAAGAATTATTTTTATAGCCAGGTTTTTAATGAAGTAGGCGCATCTTCAGTAAGAAAGCTCTTCAAAATGGATCAGTTCCTAAAAAAGCTGGATAAAAAAGAAGGTGTATTTGTTTTGTTGCGTATTTTGGATGGTCAGAAAGCCATTCTCAGTGAAAATATTTATTGGCTTCCGGGAAAAGATGGAAACTATAGTGGTCTGCAGCATATGAAAAATGCAGCATTGGAAGTCAAGGCAACAGTCCTTGCCAAAGGTAAAATAGCGGTTAGCCTGAGCAATGCCGCCGGGAATCCGGTCGCCTTTTTTAACCGTATTGCCCTGATTAATAAGGAAACAGGCAAGCGGATTTTACCGGCTTTCTTTGATGATAATTATGTGAGTGTTTTACCCGGAGAAACAAAGAAAATAACAATTGAGTACACCGATGATGTGCCTGGCTTAAAGAAAGCGATAGAAATTTACGGCTGGAACGTACAGGAGCAGAAAATAGAAATTAATTAA
- the rpiA gene encoding ribose 5-phosphate isomerase A — protein sequence MTDYKLIAAEACLQFLKPGQTIGVGAGSSISHLIGFISEQPELSESLVFVSSSFKTRSLLQKKGLKVTLSSMINEPLAVYFDGCDQFDEELNALKSGGGIHTSEKILASMAEEFILVGDDSKMVSKLDHTYPVVVELLPEALTAVLNRLKSDYPGASIKLRTSEQKDGLVISDNGNLLADVLFEELPEISALNSNIKMIPGVVEHSLFYKMATKAVVAGKQGIRIITRDKI from the coding sequence ATGACAGATTATAAGTTGATAGCAGCAGAAGCTTGTTTACAATTCCTTAAACCAGGACAAACCATAGGAGTGGGGGCTGGAAGCAGTATTTCCCATCTGATCGGATTCATCAGTGAGCAACCGGAATTGTCGGAAAGCCTGGTTTTTGTGTCTTCCTCTTTTAAAACGAGAAGCTTATTACAGAAGAAAGGGCTCAAAGTGACCTTATCATCGATGATCAACGAGCCATTGGCGGTTTATTTTGACGGTTGCGACCAATTTGATGAAGAACTGAACGCCTTGAAAAGCGGCGGTGGCATTCATACGAGCGAAAAAATCCTGGCCAGTATGGCGGAGGAATTTATTTTAGTCGGAGATGATTCAAAAATGGTGTCAAAACTCGACCATACGTATCCTGTAGTGGTAGAATTGCTTCCAGAAGCGCTGACCGCTGTGCTGAATCGCTTGAAATCAGATTATCCGGGAGCAAGTATAAAACTTCGGACCAGTGAGCAAAAAGATGGTTTAGTGATTTCTGACAATGGAAATCTGCTGGCAGATGTGCTTTTTGAAGAATTACCGGAGATTTCTGCGCTTAATTCAAATATAAAAATGATTCCCGGAGTTGTAGAACATTCTTTATTCTACAAGATGGCAACTAAGGCCGTTGTAGCTGGTAAACAAGGAATCAGAATCATTACTCGCGATAAAATATAA